A region of Oxyura jamaicensis isolate SHBP4307 breed ruddy duck chromosome 9, BPBGC_Ojam_1.0, whole genome shotgun sequence DNA encodes the following proteins:
- the CRYGS gene encoding gamma-crystallin S isoform X2, with translation MSRAGTKITFYEDKNFLGRHYECDSDCPDFHTYLSRCNSIRVEGGTWVAYERPDFSGNMYVLTQGEYPDYHHWMGLNDRLGSCRAVQIPSGGRGHIQVFEKGDFGGQMFEATEDCPSIMDECRIREVHACRVLEGVWVFYEHPNYRGRQYLLPKGEYRQPVEWGAVSPAVQSFRSIAE, from the exons ATGTCCAGAGCTGGAACCAAG ATCACCTTCTACGAAGACAAGAATTTCCTGGGCCGTCACTACGAGTGCGACAGCGACTGCCCCGACTTCCACACCTACCTGAGCCGCTGCAACTCCATCCGTGTGGAAGGAGGCACCTGGGTGGCCTACGAGAGGCCCGACTTCTCGGGGAACATGTACGTGCTGACGCAGGGCGAGTATCCCGACTACCACCACTGGATGGGTCTGAACGACCGCCTCGGTTCCTGCAGAGCTGTCCAGATT CCGAGCGGAGGCCGGGGTCACATCCAGGTGTTTGAGAAGGGAGATTTTGGCGGGCAGATGTTCGAAGCCACCGAAGACTGCCCTTCCATCATGGACGAGTGCCGCATCCGTGAGGTCCACGCCTGCCGGGTGCTGGAGGGTGTCTGGGTTTTCTACGAGCACCCCAACTACCGGGGCAGGCAGTACCTGCTGCCCAAGGGGGAGTACCGCCAGCCCGTGGAGTGGGGAGCCGTGAGCCCCGCCGTCCAGTCCTTCCGCAGCATCGCCGAgtga
- the DNAJB11 gene encoding dnaJ homolog subfamily B member 11: MAPGRLGRLSLLLPLLLCLCGEAAAGRDFYKILGVSRGASVKDIKKAYRKLALQLHPDRNPDDPRAQEKFQDLGAAYEVLSDEEKRKQYDAYGEEGLKDGHQSSHGDIFSHFFGDFGFMFGGNPRQQDRNIPRGSDIIVDLEVTLEEVYSGNFVEVVRNKPVARQAPGKRKCNCRQEMRTTQLGPGRFQMTQEVVCDECPNVKLVNEERTLEVEIEPGVRDGMEYPFIGEGEPHVDGEPGDLRFRIKVLKHPVFERRGDDLYTNVTISLVEALTGFEMDITHLDGHKVHVARDKITKPGAKLWKKGEGLPNFDNNNIKGSLIITFDVEFPKEQLTNEQREGLKQLLKQGSVQKVYNGLQGY; this comes from the exons atggccCCCGGGCGGCTCGGCCgcctcagcctgctgctgccgctgctgctgtgcctctgcGGGGAGGCCGCCGCCGG GAGGGATTTCTACAAGATCCTGGGGGTGTCCCGCGGCGCCTCGGTGAAGGACATCAAGAAGGCGTACCGCAAGCTGGCGCTGCAGCTGCACCCCGACAGGAACCCCGACGACCCCCGGGCGCAGGAGAAGTTCCAGGACCTGGGAGCCGCCTACGAG GTGCTGTCGGAcgaggagaagaggaagcagtACGACGCCTATGGTGAGGAGGGGTTGAAGGACGGGCACCAGAGTTCCCATGGAGACATCTTCTCGCA CTTTTTTGGGGACTTCGGGTTCATGTTTGGAGGTAACCCTCGCCAGCAGGACAGGAACATCCCGCGGGGCAGCGACATCATTGTGGACCTGGAGGTTACGCTGGAGGAGGTGTATTCAGGAAACTTTGTAGAG GTGGTTAGGAACAAGCCAGTGGCAAGGCAGGCACCTGGCAAACGGAAATGCAACTGCCGGCAGGAGATGAGGACCACGCAGTTGGGCCCTGGACGTTTCCAGATGACTCAAGAAGTTGTTTGTGATGAATGTCCCAATGTCAA GCTCGTGAACGAAGAGCGAACACTAGAAGTGGAGATAGAGCCAGGCGTGAGGGATGGCATGGAGTATCCCTTCATTGGGGAAG gtGAACCCCATGTGGATGGGGAGCCAGGGGATCTGCGTTTCCGAATAAAAGTTCTTAA GCACCCGGTCTTTGAAAGAAGAGGAGATGACTTGTATACAAACGTGACAATCTCGCTGGTCGAGGCACTTACAGGCTTTGAAATGGATATCACCCACTTGGATGGGCACAAG GTCCATGTTGCTCGGGATAAAATTACAAAACCTGGGGCCAAACtgtggaagaaaggagaaggtcTTCCAAATTTTGATAACAATAACATCAAAGGCTCACTAATAATCACATTTGATGTGGAGTTCCCCAAAGAGCAGCTGACAAACGAACAGCGAGAAG
- the TBCCD1 gene encoding TBCC domain-containing protein 1 isoform X3, whose translation MAAAGRQRGDEEEAPPPPRPPASGLQPIAARPGRFRRRPPANPRRTLHRRLAGGQWEACSEEGRRTAGPAVMAAAVALWVRTEPPLLGALPVPPPARLGRPYLRKMAAYARRRAAEGCFPRLRWPRWRHIACGKLRLGRGLAWLYFQRFLRLRPARPPSSLRRAEAEAACGSAEELERERSKLSVDTLQFLLFLYLQQLSRVSLRTALRGEQWPSPAAAAPGPAGKAAGQSKKHLIIAEGLEQMERFSSRAVNWNDQDHHAFLLAHLSDMLELLLEPEQLSASSHATSNSLVSYEAVCALSFLIEGTVEGSGTVHPLHELALWQPCQGKNGYSKSNNAFSFPKLESWLRSCLTTNPFGMTACLRSGKKLAWAQQVEGTTRRAKIACNTRVVPEVFPMVIMSQVYKQTLAKSSDTLVGAHVRIHRCNESFIYLLSPLRSVTIEKCRNSTFVLGPVEVSVHVHSCDNVKVIAVCYSLSLSSTTGCTFHVLTPTQPLILAGNQAVSLAPFHTHYPMLEDHMAQVGLATLPNYWDSPMLLGKESSDTSVFRLLPPSDFYTFVIPFEMEGDTTETPGGLPHAYQKALSQREQKVQIWQKMVKEACLSNAAC comes from the exons atggcggcggcgggccggcagcggggcgaCGAGGAggaggcgccgccgccgccccggccgccCGCCTCAGGCCTCCAGCCAATAGCAGCGCGCCCCGGCCGCTTTCGCCGCCGGCCGCCGGCCAATCCCCGGCGCACACTTCACCGGCGCCTCGCCGGCGGCCAATGGGAAGCGTGCTCCGAGGAGGGGCGCCGTACGGCGGGGCCGGCCGTCATGGCGGCCGCCGTGGCGCTGTGGGTCCGTACGGAGCCGCCGCTGCTGGGCGCGCTGCCGgtgccgccgcccgcccggctGGGCCGCCCCTACCTGCGCAAGATGGCGGCGTACgcgcggcggcgggcggccgaGGGCTGCTTCCCGCGGCTGCGGTGGCCGCGCTGGAGGCACATCGCCTGCGGCAAGCTGCGGCTGGGCCGCGGCCTGGCCTGGCTCTACTTCCAGCGCTTCCTCCGCctccgcccggcccggccgcccaGCAGCCTGCGGAGAGCGGAGGCGGAGGCGGCGTGCGGCAGCGCCGAGGAGCTGGAGCGGGAGCGGAGCAag CTCTCCGTGGACACGCTGCAGTTCCTGCTCTTCCTctacctgcagcagctgagccgCGTGTCCCTGCGCACGGCGCTCCGCGGCGAGCAGTGGCCCAGCCCCgcggccgcagcccccggcccggcggggAAGGCCGCCGGGCAGAGCAAG AAGCACTTAATCATAGCTGAAGGTCTGGAGCAGATGGAGCGATTTTCCAGCAGAGCAGTT AACTGGAACGACCAGGACCACCATGCCTTCTTGCTCGCCCACCTCTCGGACATGCTGGAACTGCTGCTGGAGCCGGAGCAGCTCAGCGCCTCCTCCCACGCCACCAGCAACAGCTTGGTGTCTTATGAAGCTGTCTGTGCCCTCAGCTTTCTCATCGAAGGGACTGTGGAAGGCTCTGGGACCGTCCATCCTCTGCACGAACTTGCCCTCTGGCAGCCCTGTCAAGGGAAGAACGGCTACTCAAAGAGCAACAACgccttctccttccccaagCTAGAGAGCTGGCTGCGCTCCTGCTTGACGACAAACCCTTTTGGAATGACTGCCTGCCTCAGGTCTGGGAAGAAGCTTGCCTGGGCACAGCAAG ttgAGGGAACAACCAGGAGAGCAAAGATTGCCTGCAACACTCGTGTGGTGCCAGAGGTATTCCCCATGGTGATAATGAGCCAGGTGTACAAACAGACGCTGGCCAAGAGCTCGGACACCTTGGTGGGGGCTCACGTAAGAATTCATCGCTGCAACGAGTCCTTCATTtatctcctctctcctcttcg CTCTGTGACCATCGAGAAGTGCCGGAACAGCACTTTCGTGCTTGGCCCTGTAGAGGTGTCCGTTCACGTCCACAGCTGTGACAACGTCAAGGTCATCGCGGTTTGCTATAGCTTGTCCCTTTCTTCCACCACCGGCTGTACTTTCCACGTTCTGACGCCCACCCAGCCCCTTATCCTCGCGGGTAACCAAGCGGTCAGCCTCGCCCCGTTCCACACGCACTATCCCATGCTGGAAGACCACATGGCTCAGGTGGGCCTGGCCACTCTGCCCAACTACTGGGACAGCCCCATGCTGCTGGGCAAGGAGAGCAGCGACACGAGCGTCTTCCGCCTCCTGCCGCCCTCAGACTTCTACACCTTCGTGATTCCCTTTGAGATGGAAGGAGACACCACGGAGACTCCGGGGGGGCTTCCCCATGCCTATCAGAAGGCACTGAGTCAGCGGGAGCAGAAGGTACAGATCTGGCAGAAAATGGTGAAGGAGGCGTGCCTGAGCAA TGCCGCATGCTGA
- the CRYGS gene encoding gamma-crystallin S isoform X1, whose product MTVSFGAMLPAAMPTLLMAACTGVPAHGLLVPPPAQQDEEPPHFPPFLVFQITFYEDKNFLGRHYECDSDCPDFHTYLSRCNSIRVEGGTWVAYERPDFSGNMYVLTQGEYPDYHHWMGLNDRLGSCRAVQIPSGGRGHIQVFEKGDFGGQMFEATEDCPSIMDECRIREVHACRVLEGVWVFYEHPNYRGRQYLLPKGEYRQPVEWGAVSPAVQSFRSIAE is encoded by the exons ATGACTGTGAGCTTTGGAGCGATGCTTCCAGCAGCAATGCCGACGCTGCTCATGGCTGCTTGCACCGGTGTGCCTGCACACGGGCTGCTCGTGCCTCCCCCTGCACAGCAGGATGAGGAACCACCCCATTTCCCTCCATTCCTTGTGTTTCAGATCACCTTCTACGAAGACAAGAATTTCCTGGGCCGTCACTACGAGTGCGACAGCGACTGCCCCGACTTCCACACCTACCTGAGCCGCTGCAACTCCATCCGTGTGGAAGGAGGCACCTGGGTGGCCTACGAGAGGCCCGACTTCTCGGGGAACATGTACGTGCTGACGCAGGGCGAGTATCCCGACTACCACCACTGGATGGGTCTGAACGACCGCCTCGGTTCCTGCAGAGCTGTCCAGATT CCGAGCGGAGGCCGGGGTCACATCCAGGTGTTTGAGAAGGGAGATTTTGGCGGGCAGATGTTCGAAGCCACCGAAGACTGCCCTTCCATCATGGACGAGTGCCGCATCCGTGAGGTCCACGCCTGCCGGGTGCTGGAGGGTGTCTGGGTTTTCTACGAGCACCCCAACTACCGGGGCAGGCAGTACCTGCTGCCCAAGGGGGAGTACCGCCAGCCCGTGGAGTGGGGAGCCGTGAGCCCCGCCGTCCAGTCCTTCCGCAGCATCGCCGAgtga
- the TBCCD1 gene encoding TBCC domain-containing protein 1 isoform X4: MPLPLPPQLSVDTLQFLLFLYLQQLSRVSLRTALRGEQWPSPAAAAPGPAGKAAGQSKKHLIIAEGLEQMERFSSRAVNWNDQDHHAFLLAHLSDMLELLLEPEQLSASSHATSNSLVSYEAVCALSFLIEGTVEGSGTVHPLHELALWQPCQGKNGYSKSNNAFSFPKLESWLRSCLTTNPFGMTACLRSGKKLAWAQQVEGTTRRAKIACNTRVVPEVFPMVIMSQVYKQTLAKSSDTLVGAHVRIHRCNESFIYLLSPLRSVTIEKCRNSTFVLGPVEVSVHVHSCDNVKVIAVCYSLSLSSTTGCTFHVLTPTQPLILAGNQAVSLAPFHTHYPMLEDHMAQVGLATLPNYWDSPMLLGKESSDTSVFRLLPPSDFYTFVIPFEMEGDTTETPGGLPHAYQKALSQREQKVQIWQKMVKEACLSKDQRKQFQMLVESKFYEWLIQTGNRQQLDSLVPPAVGSKQAAG; encoded by the exons GTTGCctc TCCCCCCGCAGCTCTCCGTGGACACGCTGCAGTTCCTGCTCTTCCTctacctgcagcagctgagccgCGTGTCCCTGCGCACGGCGCTCCGCGGCGAGCAGTGGCCCAGCCCCgcggccgcagcccccggcccggcggggAAGGCCGCCGGGCAGAGCAAG AAGCACTTAATCATAGCTGAAGGTCTGGAGCAGATGGAGCGATTTTCCAGCAGAGCAGTT AACTGGAACGACCAGGACCACCATGCCTTCTTGCTCGCCCACCTCTCGGACATGCTGGAACTGCTGCTGGAGCCGGAGCAGCTCAGCGCCTCCTCCCACGCCACCAGCAACAGCTTGGTGTCTTATGAAGCTGTCTGTGCCCTCAGCTTTCTCATCGAAGGGACTGTGGAAGGCTCTGGGACCGTCCATCCTCTGCACGAACTTGCCCTCTGGCAGCCCTGTCAAGGGAAGAACGGCTACTCAAAGAGCAACAACgccttctccttccccaagCTAGAGAGCTGGCTGCGCTCCTGCTTGACGACAAACCCTTTTGGAATGACTGCCTGCCTCAGGTCTGGGAAGAAGCTTGCCTGGGCACAGCAAG ttgAGGGAACAACCAGGAGAGCAAAGATTGCCTGCAACACTCGTGTGGTGCCAGAGGTATTCCCCATGGTGATAATGAGCCAGGTGTACAAACAGACGCTGGCCAAGAGCTCGGACACCTTGGTGGGGGCTCACGTAAGAATTCATCGCTGCAACGAGTCCTTCATTtatctcctctctcctcttcg CTCTGTGACCATCGAGAAGTGCCGGAACAGCACTTTCGTGCTTGGCCCTGTAGAGGTGTCCGTTCACGTCCACAGCTGTGACAACGTCAAGGTCATCGCGGTTTGCTATAGCTTGTCCCTTTCTTCCACCACCGGCTGTACTTTCCACGTTCTGACGCCCACCCAGCCCCTTATCCTCGCGGGTAACCAAGCGGTCAGCCTCGCCCCGTTCCACACGCACTATCCCATGCTGGAAGACCACATGGCTCAGGTGGGCCTGGCCACTCTGCCCAACTACTGGGACAGCCCCATGCTGCTGGGCAAGGAGAGCAGCGACACGAGCGTCTTCCGCCTCCTGCCGCCCTCAGACTTCTACACCTTCGTGATTCCCTTTGAGATGGAAGGAGACACCACGGAGACTCCGGGGGGGCTTCCCCATGCCTATCAGAAGGCACTGAGTCAGCGGGAGCAGAAGGTACAGATCTGGCAGAAAATGGTGAAGGAGGCGTGCCTGAGCAA GGATCAGAGGAAGCAGTTCCAGATGCTGGTGGAAAGCAAGTTCTATGAATGGCTGATTCAGACAGGGAACCGTCAGCAGCTGGATAGCCTCGTCCCTCCTGCTGTGGGCTccaagcaggcagcaggataG
- the TBCCD1 gene encoding TBCC domain-containing protein 1 isoform X2, producing the protein MAAAGRQRGDEEEAPPPPRPPASGLQPIAARPGRFRRRPPANPRRTLHRRLAGGQWEACSEEGRRTAGPAVMAAAVALWVRTEPPLLGALPVPPPARLGRPYLRKMAAYARRRAAEGCFPRLRWPRWRHIACGKLRLGRGLAWLYFQRFLRLRPARPPSSLRRAEAEAACGSAEELERERSKLSVDTLQFLLFLYLQQLSRVSLRTALRGEQWPSPAAAAPGPAGKAAGQSKNWNDQDHHAFLLAHLSDMLELLLEPEQLSASSHATSNSLVSYEAVCALSFLIEGTVEGSGTVHPLHELALWQPCQGKNGYSKSNNAFSFPKLESWLRSCLTTNPFGMTACLRSGKKLAWAQQVEGTTRRAKIACNTRVVPEVFPMVIMSQVYKQTLAKSSDTLVGAHVRIHRCNESFIYLLSPLRSVTIEKCRNSTFVLGPVEVSVHVHSCDNVKVIAVCYSLSLSSTTGCTFHVLTPTQPLILAGNQAVSLAPFHTHYPMLEDHMAQVGLATLPNYWDSPMLLGKESSDTSVFRLLPPSDFYTFVIPFEMEGDTTETPGGLPHAYQKALSQREQKVQIWQKMVKEACLSKDQRKQFQMLVESKFYEWLIQTGNRQQLDSLVPPAVGSKQAAG; encoded by the exons atggcggcggcgggccggcagcggggcgaCGAGGAggaggcgccgccgccgccccggccgccCGCCTCAGGCCTCCAGCCAATAGCAGCGCGCCCCGGCCGCTTTCGCCGCCGGCCGCCGGCCAATCCCCGGCGCACACTTCACCGGCGCCTCGCCGGCGGCCAATGGGAAGCGTGCTCCGAGGAGGGGCGCCGTACGGCGGGGCCGGCCGTCATGGCGGCCGCCGTGGCGCTGTGGGTCCGTACGGAGCCGCCGCTGCTGGGCGCGCTGCCGgtgccgccgcccgcccggctGGGCCGCCCCTACCTGCGCAAGATGGCGGCGTACgcgcggcggcgggcggccgaGGGCTGCTTCCCGCGGCTGCGGTGGCCGCGCTGGAGGCACATCGCCTGCGGCAAGCTGCGGCTGGGCCGCGGCCTGGCCTGGCTCTACTTCCAGCGCTTCCTCCGCctccgcccggcccggccgcccaGCAGCCTGCGGAGAGCGGAGGCGGAGGCGGCGTGCGGCAGCGCCGAGGAGCTGGAGCGGGAGCGGAGCAag CTCTCCGTGGACACGCTGCAGTTCCTGCTCTTCCTctacctgcagcagctgagccgCGTGTCCCTGCGCACGGCGCTCCGCGGCGAGCAGTGGCCCAGCCCCgcggccgcagcccccggcccggcggggAAGGCCGCCGGGCAGAGCAAG AACTGGAACGACCAGGACCACCATGCCTTCTTGCTCGCCCACCTCTCGGACATGCTGGAACTGCTGCTGGAGCCGGAGCAGCTCAGCGCCTCCTCCCACGCCACCAGCAACAGCTTGGTGTCTTATGAAGCTGTCTGTGCCCTCAGCTTTCTCATCGAAGGGACTGTGGAAGGCTCTGGGACCGTCCATCCTCTGCACGAACTTGCCCTCTGGCAGCCCTGTCAAGGGAAGAACGGCTACTCAAAGAGCAACAACgccttctccttccccaagCTAGAGAGCTGGCTGCGCTCCTGCTTGACGACAAACCCTTTTGGAATGACTGCCTGCCTCAGGTCTGGGAAGAAGCTTGCCTGGGCACAGCAAG ttgAGGGAACAACCAGGAGAGCAAAGATTGCCTGCAACACTCGTGTGGTGCCAGAGGTATTCCCCATGGTGATAATGAGCCAGGTGTACAAACAGACGCTGGCCAAGAGCTCGGACACCTTGGTGGGGGCTCACGTAAGAATTCATCGCTGCAACGAGTCCTTCATTtatctcctctctcctcttcg CTCTGTGACCATCGAGAAGTGCCGGAACAGCACTTTCGTGCTTGGCCCTGTAGAGGTGTCCGTTCACGTCCACAGCTGTGACAACGTCAAGGTCATCGCGGTTTGCTATAGCTTGTCCCTTTCTTCCACCACCGGCTGTACTTTCCACGTTCTGACGCCCACCCAGCCCCTTATCCTCGCGGGTAACCAAGCGGTCAGCCTCGCCCCGTTCCACACGCACTATCCCATGCTGGAAGACCACATGGCTCAGGTGGGCCTGGCCACTCTGCCCAACTACTGGGACAGCCCCATGCTGCTGGGCAAGGAGAGCAGCGACACGAGCGTCTTCCGCCTCCTGCCGCCCTCAGACTTCTACACCTTCGTGATTCCCTTTGAGATGGAAGGAGACACCACGGAGACTCCGGGGGGGCTTCCCCATGCCTATCAGAAGGCACTGAGTCAGCGGGAGCAGAAGGTACAGATCTGGCAGAAAATGGTGAAGGAGGCGTGCCTGAGCAA GGATCAGAGGAAGCAGTTCCAGATGCTGGTGGAAAGCAAGTTCTATGAATGGCTGATTCAGACAGGGAACCGTCAGCAGCTGGATAGCCTCGTCCCTCCTGCTGTGGGCTccaagcaggcagcaggataG
- the TBCCD1 gene encoding TBCC domain-containing protein 1 isoform X1 → MAAAGRQRGDEEEAPPPPRPPASGLQPIAARPGRFRRRPPANPRRTLHRRLAGGQWEACSEEGRRTAGPAVMAAAVALWVRTEPPLLGALPVPPPARLGRPYLRKMAAYARRRAAEGCFPRLRWPRWRHIACGKLRLGRGLAWLYFQRFLRLRPARPPSSLRRAEAEAACGSAEELERERSKLSVDTLQFLLFLYLQQLSRVSLRTALRGEQWPSPAAAAPGPAGKAAGQSKKHLIIAEGLEQMERFSSRAVNWNDQDHHAFLLAHLSDMLELLLEPEQLSASSHATSNSLVSYEAVCALSFLIEGTVEGSGTVHPLHELALWQPCQGKNGYSKSNNAFSFPKLESWLRSCLTTNPFGMTACLRSGKKLAWAQQVEGTTRRAKIACNTRVVPEVFPMVIMSQVYKQTLAKSSDTLVGAHVRIHRCNESFIYLLSPLRSVTIEKCRNSTFVLGPVEVSVHVHSCDNVKVIAVCYSLSLSSTTGCTFHVLTPTQPLILAGNQAVSLAPFHTHYPMLEDHMAQVGLATLPNYWDSPMLLGKESSDTSVFRLLPPSDFYTFVIPFEMEGDTTETPGGLPHAYQKALSQREQKVQIWQKMVKEACLSKDQRKQFQMLVESKFYEWLIQTGNRQQLDSLVPPAVGSKQAAG, encoded by the exons atggcggcggcgggccggcagcggggcgaCGAGGAggaggcgccgccgccgccccggccgccCGCCTCAGGCCTCCAGCCAATAGCAGCGCGCCCCGGCCGCTTTCGCCGCCGGCCGCCGGCCAATCCCCGGCGCACACTTCACCGGCGCCTCGCCGGCGGCCAATGGGAAGCGTGCTCCGAGGAGGGGCGCCGTACGGCGGGGCCGGCCGTCATGGCGGCCGCCGTGGCGCTGTGGGTCCGTACGGAGCCGCCGCTGCTGGGCGCGCTGCCGgtgccgccgcccgcccggctGGGCCGCCCCTACCTGCGCAAGATGGCGGCGTACgcgcggcggcgggcggccgaGGGCTGCTTCCCGCGGCTGCGGTGGCCGCGCTGGAGGCACATCGCCTGCGGCAAGCTGCGGCTGGGCCGCGGCCTGGCCTGGCTCTACTTCCAGCGCTTCCTCCGCctccgcccggcccggccgcccaGCAGCCTGCGGAGAGCGGAGGCGGAGGCGGCGTGCGGCAGCGCCGAGGAGCTGGAGCGGGAGCGGAGCAag CTCTCCGTGGACACGCTGCAGTTCCTGCTCTTCCTctacctgcagcagctgagccgCGTGTCCCTGCGCACGGCGCTCCGCGGCGAGCAGTGGCCCAGCCCCgcggccgcagcccccggcccggcggggAAGGCCGCCGGGCAGAGCAAG AAGCACTTAATCATAGCTGAAGGTCTGGAGCAGATGGAGCGATTTTCCAGCAGAGCAGTT AACTGGAACGACCAGGACCACCATGCCTTCTTGCTCGCCCACCTCTCGGACATGCTGGAACTGCTGCTGGAGCCGGAGCAGCTCAGCGCCTCCTCCCACGCCACCAGCAACAGCTTGGTGTCTTATGAAGCTGTCTGTGCCCTCAGCTTTCTCATCGAAGGGACTGTGGAAGGCTCTGGGACCGTCCATCCTCTGCACGAACTTGCCCTCTGGCAGCCCTGTCAAGGGAAGAACGGCTACTCAAAGAGCAACAACgccttctccttccccaagCTAGAGAGCTGGCTGCGCTCCTGCTTGACGACAAACCCTTTTGGAATGACTGCCTGCCTCAGGTCTGGGAAGAAGCTTGCCTGGGCACAGCAAG ttgAGGGAACAACCAGGAGAGCAAAGATTGCCTGCAACACTCGTGTGGTGCCAGAGGTATTCCCCATGGTGATAATGAGCCAGGTGTACAAACAGACGCTGGCCAAGAGCTCGGACACCTTGGTGGGGGCTCACGTAAGAATTCATCGCTGCAACGAGTCCTTCATTtatctcctctctcctcttcg CTCTGTGACCATCGAGAAGTGCCGGAACAGCACTTTCGTGCTTGGCCCTGTAGAGGTGTCCGTTCACGTCCACAGCTGTGACAACGTCAAGGTCATCGCGGTTTGCTATAGCTTGTCCCTTTCTTCCACCACCGGCTGTACTTTCCACGTTCTGACGCCCACCCAGCCCCTTATCCTCGCGGGTAACCAAGCGGTCAGCCTCGCCCCGTTCCACACGCACTATCCCATGCTGGAAGACCACATGGCTCAGGTGGGCCTGGCCACTCTGCCCAACTACTGGGACAGCCCCATGCTGCTGGGCAAGGAGAGCAGCGACACGAGCGTCTTCCGCCTCCTGCCGCCCTCAGACTTCTACACCTTCGTGATTCCCTTTGAGATGGAAGGAGACACCACGGAGACTCCGGGGGGGCTTCCCCATGCCTATCAGAAGGCACTGAGTCAGCGGGAGCAGAAGGTACAGATCTGGCAGAAAATGGTGAAGGAGGCGTGCCTGAGCAA GGATCAGAGGAAGCAGTTCCAGATGCTGGTGGAAAGCAAGTTCTATGAATGGCTGATTCAGACAGGGAACCGTCAGCAGCTGGATAGCCTCGTCCCTCCTGCTGTGGGCTccaagcaggcagcaggataG